One window of Thermococcus sp. JdF3 genomic DNA carries:
- a CDS encoding AbrB/MazE/SpoVT family DNA-binding domain-containing protein, with product MVLVAKVDDVEIVGRVSANGRIVIPKDIRDLLNIEDGDFVRITIKEVIKVPKSAKTSSKRKKKK from the coding sequence GTGGTGTTAGTGGCAAAGGTGGACGATGTAGAAATCGTGGGAAGGGTTAGTGCAAATGGGAGAATCGTTATCCCGAAGGATATACGGGACCTGTTGAATATCGAGGACGGGGACTTTGTTAGAATCACGATAAAAGAGGTCATCAAGGTTCCTAAGTCAGCTAAGACCAGTTCAAAACGAAAAAAGAAAAAGTGA
- the map gene encoding type II methionyl aminopeptidase, with the protein MEEREALIKAGEIARQVKKEVAGLIKPGAKLYDIAEFVERRIVELGGKPAFPCNLSINEIAAHYTPYKGDETVLREGDYLKLDLGVHVDGYIADTAVTYRVGMEEDELMAAAREALENAISTIRAGTKINELGKAIEDTIRGKGFNPIVNLSGHKIQRYKLHAGISIPNIYRPADSYELKEGDVIAIEPFATTGAGQVIEVPPALIFMYVRDRPVRMAQARRLLMHIKREYSTLPFAYRWLQDFMQEGQLKLALAQLDRVGAIYSYPILREVRGGTVAQFEHTVIVEKDGAYITT; encoded by the coding sequence GTGGAAGAAAGGGAGGCGCTGATAAAGGCCGGTGAGATAGCCAGACAGGTCAAGAAGGAAGTTGCCGGACTCATCAAGCCCGGGGCAAAGCTCTACGACATTGCAGAGTTCGTTGAAAGGCGTATAGTCGAGCTCGGAGGAAAACCGGCGTTCCCGTGCAACCTTTCAATAAACGAGATTGCGGCCCACTACACACCATACAAGGGCGACGAAACCGTCCTCAGGGAGGGTGACTACCTCAAGCTCGACCTCGGGGTCCACGTCGATGGATACATAGCCGACACCGCCGTGACCTACCGCGTCGGGATGGAAGAGGACGAGCTGATGGCGGCCGCCAGGGAGGCCCTCGAGAACGCCATCTCCACGATCAGGGCAGGTACCAAGATAAACGAGCTGGGGAAGGCCATAGAGGACACCATACGCGGGAAAGGATTCAACCCGATAGTCAATCTAAGCGGCCACAAGATACAGCGCTACAAACTCCACGCCGGCATCAGCATACCCAACATATACCGGCCGGCCGATAGCTACGAGCTCAAGGAGGGGGACGTCATAGCGATAGAGCCCTTCGCAACCACCGGCGCCGGCCAGGTCATAGAGGTGCCGCCGGCACTCATATTCATGTACGTCCGCGATAGACCCGTCAGAATGGCCCAGGCAAGGAGGCTCCTCATGCACATCAAGAGGGAGTACAGCACCCTGCCCTTCGCCTACCGCTGGCTGCAGGACTTCATGCAGGAGGGACAGCTCAAGCTTGCCCTCGCCCAGCTCGACAGGGTTGGGGCAATTTACAGCTACCCCATACTGCGCGAGGTCAGGGGCGGCACGGTCGCACAGTTCGAGCACACGGTTATCGTGGAGAAGGACGGGGCGTACATCACGACCTGA
- a CDS encoding TrkH family potassium uptake protein — MLELGKHINISDDLFVVKNLIGSILQGVGIAYLIPVLLAWFYPEEIKYVIYFALPGTFSVLFGAWLARHMGKIEDVNLRQAMVSAAFTWLFASAISVVPFMAIAKMSFIDSYFESMSAWTGTGLTMMTNLESYPHILLFWRAWMQWLGGIGIVLVALTVLIRPGVAAARLYRAEARSERILPNLVNTSKVIFQIYSVLTIVGVYLYYINGMPLFDAVTHSMTGLGTGGMSTHDLSIGYFNSTSIEAVTIFLMIMGAVNFTVHYKMFVSKHLKPFFEDIQVRYMFIFLIPAVAITAYSLIQVGDNVGDSLRQAVFHSVSAITCTGFGIADLSRYPELGKFIIGILMVIGGGAGSTAGGIKLIRVTLMYESLKWTIQQAILPRGAIIKRKVGSYLFTEEDIQEVMSFTITYIALLLFGTVYTMLRMGTSLVDSFFEVASAQGNVGLSVGITSTYMPVDMKVLLILHMWIGRLEIFSTLVFIISTFFLVPRVVRGR; from the coding sequence ATGCTGGAACTCGGCAAGCACATCAACATCTCGGACGATCTGTTCGTGGTGAAGAACCTCATCGGTTCAATCCTTCAGGGTGTTGGCATCGCCTACCTCATCCCTGTGCTGCTGGCCTGGTTCTACCCGGAGGAGATTAAATACGTTATCTACTTTGCCCTGCCGGGTACGTTCTCCGTGCTCTTCGGTGCCTGGCTGGCGAGGCACATGGGCAAAATTGAGGACGTCAACCTCCGGCAGGCAATGGTTTCGGCCGCGTTCACCTGGCTTTTTGCCTCCGCCATAAGCGTCGTACCCTTCATGGCCATAGCCAAGATGTCGTTCATCGACTCCTACTTCGAAAGCATGAGCGCGTGGACAGGTACGGGTCTCACCATGATGACCAACCTGGAGAGCTATCCCCATATCCTCCTCTTCTGGCGTGCCTGGATGCAGTGGCTCGGTGGAATCGGTATAGTCCTCGTTGCCCTTACCGTCCTCATACGTCCGGGGGTGGCTGCCGCGAGGCTTTACCGGGCCGAAGCCAGGAGCGAGAGAATCCTTCCCAACCTGGTCAACACATCCAAGGTCATCTTCCAGATATATTCCGTTCTGACGATTGTGGGCGTTTACCTGTACTACATCAACGGCATGCCCCTCTTCGATGCGGTTACCCACTCCATGACCGGCCTGGGGACGGGTGGTATGAGCACCCACGACCTCAGCATCGGCTACTTCAACAGCACGTCCATCGAGGCGGTCACGATATTCCTGATGATAATGGGTGCCGTTAATTTCACTGTCCATTATAAGATGTTCGTCAGCAAGCACCTGAAGCCCTTCTTTGAGGACATCCAGGTCAGGTACATGTTCATTTTCCTCATCCCTGCGGTGGCTATAACTGCCTACAGCCTCATCCAGGTGGGCGATAACGTGGGCGATTCCCTCCGCCAGGCGGTTTTTCACTCCGTCTCTGCAATAACATGCACAGGCTTTGGCATAGCGGATCTCAGCAGGTACCCCGAACTCGGCAAGTTCATAATCGGAATCCTCATGGTCATAGGCGGTGGCGCCGGAAGCACCGCTGGTGGTATAAAGCTCATTCGCGTCACGCTGATGTACGAGAGTCTCAAATGGACGATTCAACAGGCCATACTCCCCAGGGGAGCCATTATAAAGCGCAAGGTCGGCAGCTATCTGTTCACCGAGGAGGATATTCAGGAGGTCATGAGCTTCACGATAACCTACATCGCCCTGCTCCTCTTTGGGACTGTTTACACGATGCTTCGCATGGGGACCAGCCTCGTGGATTCCTTCTTCGAGGTGGCCTCCGCACAGGGCAACGTTGGGCTGAGCGTGGGGATAACCTCAACCTACATGCCAGTCGATATGAAGGTGCTCCTCATCCTCCACATGTGGATAGGGAGGCTCGAGATATTCTCCACCCTGGTCTTCATTATAAGTACGTTCTTCCTCGTTCCGAGGGTGGTGAGGGGCAGATGA
- a CDS encoding energy-coupling factor ABC transporter ATP-binding protein: MNVISVEDLRFRYRRAERYSLKDVSFTVKRGELLGIIGPSGSGKSTLCLTLNGIIPNSIKGEFGGDVVITDPRTGEEYNTKETPVPTLSAVVGLVLQNPESQLFNMTVEEEIAFGLENLGLERNEILRRLRWALEVTGLRGLEGEFPPNLSGGQQQRLAIAAVLAMDPSIIVLDEPTSQLDPVGRREVLGLVSLLNREHGITVVLVEHHTDYILRYADRVIVMDRGEIVLQGTPEEVAEEADTLRKLGVKLPPALEVSHELKKRGVLGETVLTPEAFLRLIGRSSD; the protein is encoded by the coding sequence ATGAACGTGATCAGCGTGGAGGACCTTCGCTTCAGGTACCGTCGGGCGGAGAGGTATTCCCTGAAGGACGTCAGCTTCACGGTAAAGCGGGGGGAGCTCCTCGGGATAATCGGCCCGAGCGGGAGCGGAAAGTCCACCCTCTGCCTCACCCTCAACGGAATAATCCCAAACTCGATAAAGGGGGAGTTCGGGGGCGATGTGGTTATTACCGACCCAAGGACGGGGGAGGAGTACAACACGAAGGAAACTCCCGTCCCAACGCTTTCCGCGGTCGTCGGTCTCGTCCTCCAGAACCCCGAGAGCCAGCTCTTCAACATGACCGTGGAGGAGGAGATAGCCTTCGGTCTGGAAAACCTGGGGCTTGAGCGGAATGAGATACTCAGAAGGCTGCGGTGGGCTCTCGAGGTCACCGGCCTGAGGGGTCTTGAGGGGGAGTTCCCGCCCAATCTCAGCGGCGGTCAGCAGCAGAGGCTCGCTATAGCGGCGGTTCTTGCGATGGATCCGTCAATAATAGTCCTCGACGAGCCGACGAGCCAGCTTGACCCCGTGGGAAGGAGGGAGGTTCTGGGCCTTGTGTCGCTTCTCAACAGGGAGCACGGTATAACCGTCGTCCTCGTGGAGCATCATACTGACTACATTCTCCGCTACGCCGACAGGGTCATAGTCATGGATCGTGGTGAGATAGTCCTTCAGGGGACCCCCGAGGAGGTCGCGGAGGAGGCAGATACCCTCAGAAAGCTCGGGGTGAAGCTTCCGCCGGCCCTTGAGGTTTCCCACGAGCTGAAGAAAAGGGGCGTGCTGGGTGAGACGGTTCTCACTCCTGAGGCTTTCCTTCGCCTGATAGGACGCTCATCAGATTGA
- the cyaB gene encoding class IV adenylate cyclase, whose translation MIEVELKGYANDDIFDHVREKFKLMRREYQEDTYFSHPCRDFSETDEALRIRVKKFNGHFEAFLTYKGPKLDQESKTRREIEVPITDPDEHEQILNSLGFHEVMTVVKVREKYYYDKGIVITLDNVEGLGKFVEVETLVESEEEIEPAVKRLRGILNSIGVTKLERRSYLELLLGGKG comes from the coding sequence ATGATAGAAGTTGAGCTGAAGGGGTACGCCAACGATGACATTTTCGACCATGTCCGGGAGAAGTTCAAGCTCATGAGGCGGGAGTATCAGGAGGACACGTATTTCTCGCACCCCTGCCGGGACTTCAGCGAAACGGATGAGGCACTGAGGATACGGGTGAAAAAATTTAATGGACATTTTGAGGCGTTCTTGACGTACAAAGGACCCAAACTTGACCAGGAATCAAAAACGCGCCGGGAGATAGAGGTGCCAATAACCGACCCCGACGAGCATGAACAGATACTGAACTCCCTGGGTTTCCACGAGGTCATGACCGTTGTAAAAGTGCGGGAGAAGTACTACTACGACAAGGGGATAGTAATCACCCTGGACAATGTGGAAGGACTCGGCAAGTTCGTGGAAGTGGAGACCCTTGTGGAGAGCGAGGAGGAGATAGAGCCCGCCGTAAAGAGACTTCGGGGTATACTCAATTCGATAGGGGTAACCAAACTCGAGAGAAGATCCTACCTGGAATTGTTGCTCGGGGGGAAAGGATGA
- a CDS encoding lysyl aminopeptidase — MVDIELLRKVVEAPGVSGHEFLGIRDVVFEALKDHVDEIYVDKLGNVIAHKKGNGPRIMIAAHMDKIGVMVNHIDKEGYLHVVPVGGVDPRTLVAQRIRFFTEKGERFGVVGHIPPHLQKPEDRKKAADWDTIVVDVGADSKEEAEEMGFRVGTVGEFAPAFVQLNENRIATPYLDDRVCLYAMIEAARRVESHEADIYFVASVQEEVGLRGARVASYAIDPEIGIAMDVTFAKQVGDKGKIVPKLGGGPVMDVGPNINPKVRAFADEVAKKYGIELQVEASPRPTGTDANIMQINREGVATAVLSIPIRYMHSQVETADLRDIDRTIEFARRFLEELREMDLIP, encoded by the coding sequence ATGGTGGACATTGAACTGCTCAGGAAAGTTGTAGAGGCGCCAGGCGTTTCCGGCCACGAGTTTCTTGGAATAAGGGACGTCGTTTTCGAGGCCCTGAAGGACCACGTGGACGAGATATACGTTGACAAGCTCGGCAACGTTATCGCCCACAAGAAGGGTAACGGGCCGAGGATAATGATCGCGGCCCACATGGACAAGATAGGCGTCATGGTCAACCACATAGACAAGGAGGGCTACCTCCACGTCGTTCCCGTTGGAGGCGTTGACCCCAGAACCCTCGTCGCCCAGAGGATAAGGTTCTTCACCGAGAAGGGCGAGCGCTTTGGAGTCGTCGGCCACATACCGCCCCACCTCCAGAAGCCGGAGGACAGGAAGAAGGCCGCCGACTGGGATACCATAGTCGTTGACGTCGGCGCGGACAGTAAGGAGGAAGCCGAAGAGATGGGCTTCCGCGTTGGAACCGTCGGTGAGTTCGCCCCCGCCTTCGTTCAGCTCAACGAGAACAGGATTGCGACGCCCTACCTCGACGACAGGGTTTGCCTCTATGCCATGATAGAGGCCGCCAGGAGGGTTGAGAGCCACGAGGCGGACATCTACTTCGTCGCCTCCGTGCAGGAGGAGGTCGGCCTCCGCGGTGCCAGGGTCGCGAGCTACGCCATAGACCCCGAGATAGGCATAGCCATGGACGTCACCTTCGCCAAGCAGGTCGGCGACAAGGGCAAAATTGTGCCCAAGCTCGGCGGCGGCCCGGTCATGGACGTCGGGCCGAACATCAACCCCAAGGTTCGCGCCTTCGCCGACGAGGTTGCCAAGAAGTACGGAATAGAGCTCCAGGTCGAGGCCAGCCCGAGGCCTACCGGAACCGACGCCAACATAATGCAGATCAACCGCGAGGGCGTTGCAACGGCAGTCCTCAGCATACCGATACGCTACATGCACAGCCAGGTCGAGACCGCCGATCTGAGGGACATAGACAGGACCATCGAGTTTGCCAGGCGCTTCCTCGAGGAGCTTCGCGAGATGGACCTCATTCCGTGA
- the hjc gene encoding Holliday junction resolvase Hjc, with amino-acid sequence MRYRRGASAERELIKMLEKAGFAVVRSAGSKKVDIIAGNGKLYLCIEVKSTHDDRLYFSEEDYRKLTAFAERFGGRPVVAVKFINNGWRFFYPANLEKGGKNYKVSLQTKNYLTFDEVIGRQRSLKGVIERET; translated from the coding sequence ATGAGGTACAGAAGGGGAGCGAGCGCGGAGAGGGAACTCATAAAGATGCTCGAAAAAGCCGGCTTCGCGGTCGTCCGCTCTGCCGGAAGCAAGAAGGTTGATATAATAGCCGGAAACGGGAAACTCTACCTCTGCATAGAGGTCAAAAGCACCCACGATGATCGGCTCTACTTCAGCGAGGAGGACTACAGAAAGCTGACAGCCTTTGCCGAGCGGTTCGGGGGAAGGCCCGTGGTGGCGGTTAAGTTCATCAACAACGGCTGGAGGTTCTTCTACCCAGCAAACCTGGAGAAAGGGGGCAAGAACTATAAGGTGAGCCTTCAAACAAAGAATTACCTTACCTTCGATGAAGTCATCGGGCGACAGAGGTCCCTCAAAGGGGTGATAGAACGTGAAACTTAG
- a CDS encoding gamma carbonic anhydrase family protein, whose protein sequence is MAIYELDGKRPKIHETAFVDESASVIGDVVLEEKSSVWPSAVLRGDIEQIYIGPCSNVQDNVSIHTSHGQPTIIGKYVTIGHNAVVHGAEIGDYTIIGMGAVVLDGAKIGKHVVIGAGALVPPGKEIPDYSLVVGVPGKVVRQLSEEDIEWTKKNAEIYMELAEKHLGSRKRIE, encoded by the coding sequence ATGGCGATTTACGAACTCGATGGAAAGAGGCCTAAAATTCATGAGACCGCCTTCGTCGATGAGAGTGCCTCCGTCATAGGAGACGTCGTCCTTGAGGAGAAGAGCAGCGTCTGGCCGAGCGCCGTTTTGAGGGGAGACATAGAGCAGATTTACATTGGCCCCTGCTCCAACGTTCAGGACAACGTCAGCATACACACCTCCCACGGCCAGCCGACGATAATCGGAAAGTACGTCACCATCGGCCACAACGCCGTCGTGCACGGTGCCGAGATAGGTGATTACACCATCATAGGCATGGGTGCCGTGGTGCTCGACGGTGCCAAGATAGGCAAGCACGTCGTTATAGGTGCCGGTGCCCTCGTTCCGCCCGGAAAGGAGATACCCGACTACAGCCTCGTCGTCGGCGTTCCCGGCAAGGTCGTCAGGCAGCTCAGCGAAGAGGATATCGAGTGGACGAAGAAGAACGCCGAGATATACATGGAGCTGGCTGAGAAGCACCTCGGGTCAAGGAAGAGGATCGAGTGA
- the uppS gene encoding polyprenyl diphosphate synthase, with product MLSRLLSHVPHILFRPVYDVYEGYLLDRVKGGRIPNHVAIIMDGNRRWARKLEKPPWYGHLFGSQKLEEILEWCRELGIRTLTVYAFSTENFKRTPEEVNALMGLFEEKFKELLTDERVHKYGIRVNVLGRKELLPENVRKAAEEAERATRKYSNYTLNIALAYGGRSEIADAVKDIVRDALAGKIKPEDVDEELIKEYLYYPNMPDPDIVIRTGGEERISNFLLYQIAYSELFFVDVYFPEFRKIDFLRIIREYQKRQRRFGR from the coding sequence ATGCTTTCCCGTCTTCTTTCTCACGTTCCCCACATTTTGTTCAGGCCCGTTTACGACGTCTATGAGGGGTACCTTCTTGATCGGGTCAAGGGAGGCCGCATACCCAACCACGTGGCCATAATAATGGACGGAAACAGGCGCTGGGCCAGAAAGCTCGAGAAGCCCCCCTGGTACGGCCATCTCTTCGGCTCCCAGAAGCTCGAAGAGATACTCGAGTGGTGCCGTGAGCTGGGTATAAGGACTCTCACCGTTTACGCCTTCTCCACCGAGAACTTCAAGAGAACGCCCGAGGAAGTGAACGCTCTCATGGGGCTCTTTGAAGAGAAGTTCAAGGAACTCCTCACCGACGAGAGGGTGCACAAGTACGGCATCCGCGTTAACGTCCTGGGCAGGAAGGAGCTTCTCCCTGAGAACGTCAGGAAAGCCGCGGAGGAGGCAGAGAGGGCCACCCGGAAGTACTCCAACTACACGCTGAACATAGCCCTCGCTTACGGGGGGAGGAGTGAGATAGCTGATGCGGTTAAGGACATCGTGAGGGACGCCCTGGCTGGAAAGATAAAGCCGGAGGACGTTGATGAGGAGCTCATAAAGGAGTACCTCTATTACCCGAACATGCCCGACCCCGACATCGTCATAAGGACCGGCGGAGAGGAGAGAATAAGCAACTTTCTCCTGTACCAAATTGCATACAGCGAACTGTTCTTCGTTGATGTGTATTTCCCAGAGTTTAGAAAGATTGACTTCCTCAGAATAATACGCGAGTATCAAAAGCGCCAGAGGCGCTTTGGGAGGTAG
- a CDS encoding TBP-interacting protein: protein MQYGELSPRIKRVYAQVRYLDDYHWEITGDRIVGIHKKSNVRVTIDVADNKEHAEKLAKSDGAGIRIIAVPDKNVFYVHNGAFILTYRYIKATLADINDHIVWSGFKVVEDGGNLIQEDLYEYLGGALINHIKNNMLAGQDYVFWQFYRCEECGKYVDVESLERHLKAHGIKHHEKGEERYEVFEINFRDGRVYDKYGKEVPVKEFSEDARDFLSEILAGASQGGPNE, encoded by the coding sequence ATGCAGTACGGTGAACTGAGCCCAAGAATAAAGAGGGTCTACGCTCAGGTGAGATACCTGGATGATTATCACTGGGAAATAACGGGTGACAGGATAGTGGGGATCCACAAGAAGAGCAACGTCCGGGTCACAATAGACGTCGCGGACAACAAGGAGCACGCGGAGAAGCTGGCCAAAAGTGATGGGGCCGGAATACGGATAATAGCGGTTCCGGACAAGAACGTGTTCTACGTCCACAACGGGGCGTTCATCCTTACCTACCGCTACATAAAGGCGACCCTCGCCGATATCAACGACCACATCGTATGGAGCGGCTTCAAGGTCGTCGAGGATGGGGGGAACCTGATCCAGGAGGACCTCTATGAGTACCTCGGAGGCGCCCTCATCAACCACATCAAGAACAACATGCTCGCCGGCCAGGATTACGTCTTCTGGCAGTTCTACAGGTGTGAAGAGTGCGGAAAGTACGTCGATGTCGAGAGCCTCGAGAGGCACCTGAAGGCGCACGGCATCAAGCACCACGAGAAGGGCGAGGAGCGCTATGAGGTCTTTGAGATAAACTTCAGGGACGGCAGGGTCTACGACAAGTACGGTAAGGAAGTCCCTGTGAAGGAATTCAGCGAGGATGCCAGGGACTTCCTGAGTGAGATCCTCGCAGGGGCCTCACAGGGTGGCCCAAATGAGTGA
- a CDS encoding threonine--tRNA ligase: MRMLLIHSDYLEYEVKDRALKNPEPISEEQKKGRLDEVLAVFTSVEKVDETNPDEVVEKAVVEIKDVASQVNADRIFVYPFAHLSSELAKPDVALKVLQKIEERLREEGFEVKRAPFGYYKAFRLSCKGHPLAELSRTIVPSGETVSKEERNIALEKEEELKSYWYVLTPEGELVEVEKFDFTGHENLRKFANYEISKNRIADREPPHVRLMLEHELVDYEPGSDGGNLRYYPKGRLIKGLLEQYVTEKVIEYGAMEVETPIMYDFEHPALEKYLNRFPARQYVVKSGDKKFFLRFAACFGQFLIKKDATISYRNLPLRMYELTRYSFRREKSGELSGLRRLRAFTMPDMHTVAKDLKQAMDEFKKQYKLSMEVLRGVGLTPDDYEVAIRFTEDFWKENRDFVVELARIIGKPVLIEMWKQRFFYFILKFEFNFVDNLDKAAALSTVQIDVENAERFGITYYNEEGREEHPLILHCSPSGAIERVMYAILEKQAKLQAKGTKPAFPLWLSPIQVRVVPVSEEVMDYALYVAGKLEGARIRVDVDDTGDRLNKKIRKAEKEWIPYVVVVGRNEKEQGTVTVRRRSDGRQVEMQLEDLIREIRSQVEGFPYRPRPLPLLLSRRPKFRG; encoded by the coding sequence ATGAGAATGCTTCTGATACACTCGGACTACCTCGAGTACGAGGTCAAAGACAGGGCCCTTAAGAACCCGGAGCCGATAAGTGAAGAACAGAAGAAGGGAAGGCTCGACGAGGTTCTGGCGGTTTTCACGAGCGTTGAGAAGGTCGACGAGACCAACCCCGATGAGGTCGTCGAGAAGGCCGTTGTCGAGATTAAGGACGTTGCTTCACAGGTAAATGCTGACAGGATATTCGTTTATCCCTTCGCCCACCTGAGCAGCGAGCTGGCAAAGCCCGACGTCGCCCTCAAAGTGCTCCAGAAGATCGAGGAGAGACTCAGGGAGGAGGGCTTTGAGGTCAAGCGCGCGCCCTTCGGCTACTACAAGGCGTTCAGGCTGAGCTGCAAGGGCCACCCGCTGGCGGAGCTCAGCAGGACGATAGTCCCGAGCGGCGAGACGGTCAGCAAAGAGGAGCGCAACATAGCCCTTGAGAAGGAGGAGGAGCTGAAGAGCTACTGGTACGTGCTCACCCCCGAGGGTGAGCTGGTCGAGGTCGAGAAGTTCGACTTCACCGGGCACGAGAACCTCCGGAAGTTCGCCAACTACGAGATAAGCAAGAACAGGATAGCCGACAGGGAGCCGCCGCACGTCAGGCTCATGCTCGAGCACGAGCTCGTCGATTACGAACCGGGAAGCGACGGCGGAAACCTCAGGTATTATCCGAAGGGGCGCCTGATAAAGGGTCTCCTCGAGCAGTACGTCACCGAGAAGGTCATAGAGTACGGCGCCATGGAGGTCGAGACTCCGATTATGTACGACTTCGAGCACCCTGCGCTCGAGAAGTACCTCAACCGCTTCCCGGCGAGGCAGTACGTCGTCAAGAGCGGCGACAAGAAGTTCTTCCTCCGCTTCGCTGCCTGCTTCGGCCAGTTCCTTATAAAGAAGGACGCCACCATAAGCTACCGCAACCTGCCGCTCAGGATGTACGAGCTTACCCGCTACTCCTTCAGGCGCGAGAAGAGCGGCGAGCTTTCGGGCCTGAGAAGGCTCAGGGCCTTCACGATGCCCGATATGCACACCGTAGCTAAGGACCTCAAGCAGGCGATGGACGAGTTCAAGAAGCAGTACAAGCTCAGCATGGAGGTTCTCAGGGGAGTTGGTCTCACCCCGGACGACTACGAGGTTGCCATAAGGTTCACCGAGGACTTCTGGAAGGAGAACAGGGACTTCGTCGTTGAGCTGGCGAGGATAATCGGCAAGCCTGTCCTCATCGAGATGTGGAAGCAGAGGTTCTTCTACTTCATACTCAAGTTCGAGTTCAACTTCGTGGACAACCTCGACAAGGCCGCTGCCCTGAGCACCGTCCAGATCGACGTCGAGAACGCCGAGCGCTTCGGCATAACCTACTACAACGAGGAAGGCAGGGAGGAGCACCCGCTCATACTCCACTGCTCGCCGAGCGGGGCCATAGAGCGCGTCATGTACGCCATCCTTGAGAAGCAGGCGAAGCTTCAGGCGAAGGGCACCAAGCCGGCCTTCCCGCTCTGGCTCAGTCCGATACAGGTCCGCGTTGTCCCGGTCAGTGAGGAGGTCATGGACTACGCACTCTACGTGGCCGGAAAGCTTGAGGGAGCCAGGATCCGCGTTGATGTCGATGACACCGGCGACAGGCTCAACAAGAAGATAAGGAAGGCCGAGAAGGAGTGGATTCCCTACGTGGTCGTCGTCGGCAGGAACGAGAAGGAGCAGGGCACCGTAACCGTCAGGAGGAGGAGCGACGGAAGGCAGGTCGAGATGCAGCTCGAGGACCTCATCAGGGAGATAAGGAGCCAGGTCGAGGGCTTCCCGTACAGGCCGAGGCCCCTGCCGCTGCTCCTCAGCAGGAGGCCCAAGTTCAGGGGTTGA
- a CDS encoding exosome complex RNA-binding protein Csl4: MDEKNGAKNGDIVLPGDYLGVIEEYFPGEGVKEENGELYAVRAGKVVIDQDRMEISVEPVTDTPPLPQVGDVVIANVIEVKPQAAIVQLVKIEGREDDREIATSKLAGIHISQVRDGYVEGMSTEFKVGDIVRARVIANEKSPIQLSTKGPDLGVVYALCSRCRTPLVRRGDRLICPRCGSVETRKLSTLYRKMRV; this comes from the coding sequence ATGGACGAAAAGAATGGCGCAAAAAACGGTGACATCGTTCTTCCCGGTGACTACCTTGGCGTCATAGAGGAGTACTTCCCGGGGGAAGGTGTTAAGGAAGAGAACGGTGAGCTCTACGCCGTGAGGGCTGGGAAGGTTGTAATCGACCAGGACAGGATGGAAATAAGCGTTGAACCCGTCACCGACACCCCGCCCCTGCCGCAGGTGGGTGACGTGGTCATAGCGAACGTCATAGAGGTCAAGCCGCAGGCGGCGATAGTCCAGCTGGTTAAAATCGAGGGAAGGGAGGACGATAGGGAGATAGCCACCTCGAAGCTCGCGGGAATCCATATATCCCAGGTCCGGGACGGTTACGTTGAGGGCATGTCCACGGAGTTCAAGGTCGGCGACATCGTTAGGGCAAGGGTCATAGCCAACGAGAAGAGTCCCATACAGCTGTCCACCAAGGGGCCGGACCTCGGCGTGGTATATGCCCTCTGCTCCCGCTGCAGGACCCCCCTGGTGAGGCGCGGCGACAGGCTTATCTGTCCGCGCTGCGGAAGCGTTGAGACGAGGAAGCTCTCCACCCTTTACAGGAAGATGAGGGTGTGA
- a CDS encoding DUF2067 family protein, with the protein MARAKKVITIHVRDDREKEEFMRELQRLRLPAFIYVHGKLNDLKINVQGTKEDIREAIRRIREIHNRVRAKLYPDKRGLYRYTIDDLFREAGASVSTPILVKTLELLGETVEVRDGELVTSMPWEELVSLTGTLGGYLSDISLQTTRQIREVVLPAAVAYDLEPEDVIDLLVELGLAEWKEDKFKYELVKNKEQALEMLISHLKGEENED; encoded by the coding sequence ATGGCGAGGGCCAAGAAGGTAATAACCATCCACGTCCGCGACGACCGGGAGAAGGAGGAGTTCATGCGGGAGCTTCAGCGCCTCCGCCTTCCGGCGTTCATATACGTCCACGGCAAGCTGAACGACCTGAAGATAAACGTCCAGGGGACGAAGGAGGACATCCGCGAGGCCATCCGCAGGATACGGGAAATACACAACCGCGTCAGGGCCAAGCTCTACCCGGACAAACGTGGCCTCTACAGGTACACCATAGACGACCTCTTCAGAGAGGCGGGGGCCAGCGTTTCAACCCCTATCCTCGTAAAGACCCTCGAGCTCCTCGGCGAAACCGTTGAAGTGCGGGATGGGGAGCTGGTAACGTCCATGCCATGGGAGGAGCTGGTCTCCCTGACGGGAACCCTTGGCGGATACCTGTCCGACATCTCCCTCCAAACAACGCGGCAGATAAGGGAGGTCGTCCTGCCCGCCGCCGTTGCCTACGATCTCGAACCGGAGGACGTCATCGACCTCCTGGTGGAACTCGGTCTCGCAGAGTGGAAGGAGGATAAGTTTAAATACGAACTGGTGAAGAACAAGGAGCAGGCGCTGGAGATGCTGATTAGCCACTTGAAGGGTGAGGAAAATGAAGATTGA